From Platichthys flesus chromosome 7, fPlaFle2.1, whole genome shotgun sequence:
ATATGTGATGGCGGATGTTGCGCCGCGTTTTTTCTTGCGTAACACCATCATACTGTAAATGCTGATGTGACTTAATCCAAGACAGATGTTGTGGTGGTGCATAAACTGTTCTGACAAGGGGCCTTGTTTCCAGTTGTGCAGCAGCACCGGGGGCAAAACACCTTTGCTTATTCATGATGCCGGATCAAGGGCCAGGTAGATCAAAGTGCTCCTTGAATTTTAGTCGTTGGGGAATTAAAACGTTTTTGTCTGTCAGAGCTTCGGCTAATGTACAGAGCAAAATATTGACCTGAAACATGGTTGATATTGATCCAAATAGGAGTATTACACCAAGGGAGAAAAAGGGCAGGCGTGGAGgtcatttgcatttttgttaTAACAACCCATTGACGTCAAATTTACCTTAGTTCCAAAACACATTATTACcacaacacatttttcttgTGAATTCCCTTTGCaaatcaaacacatgcaaatcaaCTCTGACATCTTCACTCTGACCATAACAGGCCAGTGCTGTGGGTTCCGCTCCTCCCTTCAGGAACTGTGGTCAATAGCTGCGTTAGCCCCCAGGGCAGTAGGTTACCGCAGGTAAAGGTCACCCCTGCTATATTAGAAAATACGCAGCAGTGGTATTTCCTTTCCTCATTTACTTGTAGTTCTTATCTTTAGTTTCATCCTGATATCCTGCCCTGGAACATTACATCTTTGCATCCAGGAAACTGAGCCAACATGATGAGAATAACCTCACTGAATATGTAAAACATTCCAGCTGCTGAACTAGACTATTGATTTGCATTTCTTTCTGTTCAGTATAACATTGCACGAAAGTGCATTCATGCTCAGTTTTTATGGATCCGGACAAGCTATATTTGTAGGGTTGCAGAAGTGAGTAAATTGACAGCTTGCTTGCTCTCTCCAGGAAAACCTTACGTTGCCAGATATTAAAGGaattcacacacagaggagagaaatgggCTGTCAGAGCTGTGACAACTCTCGACTGTTATCTAAGAGCCGCTTTCTGCATTATTGCGCCGTGCTAATGAGAATTCTGACAGCGCTGCTGAGCTGCAACAAGGTGCCAATGCAAAGTAGAGATATATGCCTTATGTGTTGATTGCTGTGggaaaaattataattaaggAGTGCTTCCTTGTCAAGAGGAGTGAATGGGTAGAAAATATGACTGATGTGTTGTGtctagaaagaaaaacaatacaagAAATGTCAAATAAAGCAACAAACCAAAGCAATGCAGACTTCAATCGACCCCTTTAGTGAGACTAACTGTTAACATAAAGTAGTTGTTCTTATGAAATTAGTGCACTCAGAATTTTTCCTCCAGACGTTATGTATATCACATTGGTTTCTCAGTTACATTGTtgtgagaaacacaacagtgtcaGGTTAAGGACATTTTTTGTTAAACTGTAATAAATACATGTCTCATGCTGAAAATCAGCTGAGACTTCTTTTTGTGTTAAACAAGACTTTGCTGTGCCTTAAACCATACAAAGTTTAATAAAGTTGTAGTCACTGCGAGCAGTTACAGCGCAAGATTGGCAAATAAATACTTGACATTAACAAATAACTTGACATTCTGTATCTACATTTTTACCAGACCAGATGACAACATTTTGAAACCAGGATGTTTATGGAAATCATAATCCAACAAGTCGAGTggacacctccaccaaggcccagcagtcccatTAAATTCAACTCAACTCACAAACTTCCACAAACTCAATGATATCAGTCCCCACAGTGTGCCTGATATGTTATATTAAGATCCATGTATCATTTCCCCctgaaatggtgaaaatgttgaaagaaGCCCTAAGTCCCgatcttaaaaaaaagtgaaaaatgtccACACTAAAATAGAATGTGTTCGTctctgacccataccacatccttcacAAATTTTTGCAGaaattcattcagttttttgtgtgtcatcttgcttacaaacaaaccaatcaaccaacaaacaaaccgacgggggtgaaaacatagcCTCTTTGGCAGAAGTAATCAGCATTACGTTTCTTAGCCCTGCGATTCGCTGACGACCTGTCCAGGTGGTAccctgcctctcgcccaatgttagctctgattggctctaaCATCCCACGAGACCCCCTAAGACAAGTGGTAAAGATATTGGATGCATGGACTACATTTCTTTCACATAATTACTGGCTGACAGGTTTGGATTGTGTGCTCAGTCCTAACGTTTGCACCACAAGTCATTCATCTagcgcaaaaaaaaaacaaaacataaaacagtgAAACTAATTTGTATTTTCCGCTGTCCTATGGGGATCAACATTGTAAAGGTCACCTAGAAAAAGAATAAGCTATAGAAAGCACAAGATTATcatacatttattcatccacTGTTTTCCTCACATCTGTGATATGTACAGTGTACCTGGCCTGTATGATTTGTAGACAGGTGGGGCAGATTGAATCAAGGTTTCAGTTGACACTGTTCGTCGGTCGTCAAAATGTTCCCTGCTCGTCCCTGACAGAAAGATGTTTGTTCCAGGCAGCGAGAGAAAATGTCTTACATAAGAGATTGTCACCCACTTAGGAGAACATCAGTGAGACCAGAGCTCGGAGGCTTCACAAGAGACACAACAAAATGACTTTACATTCTTACacagtcttttcttttcaagCCAGCGACACTGACCATAGTTTAATCTCTACACGCTCGAGTTTGGCTGTATGCAAAAAAAAGTTGAGCTTGTCGTGTGGTTAAGATACTCACAATCTTCAGGTTATCCTTTCTAGTCCAGTCCCTCGAATTGATATACTGAATAAGGCCATGGAAGCCACTGTCTCTAGTGGTCAGTTGGGGTAAAGGTTATCATCAGTCCACGTGGggggaacagaaaaaaaaaacaaaacacaaaaagcctGATCATAGCACCAGCTGCCACGGAGGCTGGATAAACAGGGGCTTTAAGTGCATCTGGTCTCTCTCCCCTGTGACTTGCTTTCGTCTTGCAGACATCGGTTTCCTGCACGCAGCTTCTAAAAGGTTAGAAGCTCCCATTCCCTCCAGCTGTTTGTTTCTTATCCCTGGCCACCTCCGTTTTAATGGATCCTTGCTGCTGGGTGACTGAAGGTCTCCGCTCCAGTGGGGAAGAGTTATGGGAGTGAAAAACATGCACACCGCCTCGCTGCAGAGATATATATCCCATAGTGCTACTTGCTCTGCCACTGTTGTGCTATTAAGACCCTGAAGAAGTGATGAGCATTCACAGCTGTGCTGCCACAGTCCcctatttacattatttttacattcatgTTCTTCAGCCACTGTcagttgaaacacacacacacagtagtacAGGAGTTTTGAGAATCTGATACTGCGCAACCACAATAACTTACATTGCACGTTTTTGTAATGTTCACACCAAGTTGTTTCACCAAAAGGAACCAAACTGTTAAAGCTTAATATCTTCAGTCTGTTACTAAGATAGACACTGTCGCTGTCAATACAACTTCCATTATTGCGAGGTTTATAAATACCCTTTttgccttgtttttcttttctcaccaaGCCTTCAGTAAATCCTCTCCTCCTGAAATACAGATAAATGACCTTCCTGTATTTATTCTAGTATTTATTTCAGTCACTTCATCGTAGCACTTCAGACTCCCCACTAGATTACATTCAGGTGAGGAGCGAGCCAATGCATGTGCACTGATCATTACTTTTTCAGCCCAGTAATCAGTTCCATCCCTTGGCTTAGACTGTGTTCTGCTCCAGTGAGGGCGGATGCTCTTTAGGCTGCTGCAGTGGTTCGGgcctctggttctgctgctgctgctcaggtggagactgcagctgtggtggtggaTCCGACTTAGGGATGTCCTTCTGCGGTGACAGGGCCTGCAGTGGCTCTGAATGGGGCATCTCCTTCCTGTCGCTGGGCTGAATCTCCAGAGCTGGCGTGTCCTTGCAGCAGAAGTACTGGTGCCAGATTTTCCGGAAGGCTGTGCGGAACTTCTTGATGCGAAAAGCGTAGATGATTGGGTTGACAGCGGAGTTGCCGTGGGTGAGCAGGATGGCGATGTAGATGACGGATAAGGGCTTCTCGCAGTCGGGGCAGAAGAGTGTGATGCAGTTGATGATGTGCAGGGGGAGCCAGCTGAcagcaaagagaaaaaggacCAGAGCCAGGGATTTGGCAAGATTCAGCTCCTTGTCATAGTACTTGTTGGGGTCGGTGTGGCTGGTGGTGAACTTCTTTCTGTTGAGTTGCTTGTGGATCACGTAGAAGATCTCTGCATAGATAACcagcatgaggaggaggggCGGCAGCACCCAGCTGAAGAAGTTAAAATACACCATGTAGTCCATACTGATGACATTTTCAAACTGGCAGGTGATCATGAGGTTGGAGCTGTTGAGGCCGTCCTGCTGGAGTCGCCTCAGGTTGTTCCAGCCCAACATGGGCGTGAAGCCCACGATGAAAGCCACCGTCCAGCATACCACCACCGCCAGCCCCGCTCGCCGAGGGGTCACCACCTGCTTGTACCTGCAGGAGCAAACAACACAGCCTCATGTCAGCACTTTCTCTAACAGCACTCAGGGGGTGAGCGAGCTTTCTTTTCTGCCtcgattttcattttttggcaGTGTCCTTGTATTTACAAAAATCGAGATTCGGAGGAAAGAGCTATCATTTAGAGCAGAAACCCCTGGACTCCCTCCACAAAGCTTCTTGCAGGATATTTCCAGCCTCTAAAAAAACCCTTGTCAGTATCTTACCCTTTTCAGCTCTGCTGGGTTTCATACTTCTTTCGTTCAGAGGAGAACAGAATTATAGTTGCTAAAGTCAATATCATCTACTAATTTACTATAGCAGCACGAAAAATACAAGCTGCAGTGTTTGGCATGCTACAACTAACTTGGGCTGTAGGCAAGTATAAGACTCAGCCTTATACTTGCCTACAGCCAGAGAGGAGAATAGTTATCTGATCCGGCACGTTTGGAAAGTGTGAAACAATTAATTCCTCTTGGATAGTGAATGGTTGAAATGTTGCAATTATAGAAAAGTCTGGAATATAGTATCGATTAGGGatgcatgtgttaagttgtgtctACGTCTGAGGATCGTTATCCACAGTGAGCCTGATAAAAGTGCTATAATGTGCCTGGAAGAGCTTCTGGTGTCTTAGACATGAGATTAAATCTGAGGCCATCACAGACAATATTCCCAGACAATATATTCCCTCTGTTCTATTACAGGCTTATCTGTGGAGCCTTTCAGCTCCACTGCTCAGCCTTTTGTTTCAGCCTGGCATGAGAAACCACCGCTGGTGCTGTGCATCAGATACAGAAAGCGTAGACTGAACAGCGTTGACAGCAAAACTGACCCTCTTTTGTTTCCTCGATAAACACAAGATGAGATTCATGTGAATACAACATCCCTCCGAAACCCCCAAATGATCTACATCTGTCACTATTGTACTGTTCCACACATATTAGAGATCCTGGGGAGGGAGGCACTAATCAGAGCTGTTAGGTGATCAGCCATGTTCTGGTTAGCTGTCATGTCAGCATTGGTGAGTCAGATATATGTGCATGTAAAGGGACTGGCATCCTGTGAAGTGAAACAAGACCCATGA
This genomic window contains:
- the adora1b gene encoding adenosine receptor A1b produces the protein MPGAPPFYIGMEVVIAVASVIGNVMVVWAVKINKSLRDNTFCFIVSLALADIAVGALVIPLAITISIGLQTHFYSCLLVACTVLVLTQSSILALLAIAIDRYLRVKIPTRYKQVVTPRRAGLAVVVCWTVAFIVGFTPMLGWNNLRRLQQDGLNSSNLMITCQFENVISMDYMVYFNFFSWVLPPLLLMLVIYAEIFYVIHKQLNRKKFTTSHTDPNKYYDKELNLAKSLALVLFLFAVSWLPLHIINCITLFCPDCEKPLSVIYIAILLTHGNSAVNPIIYAFRIKKFRTAFRKIWHQYFCCKDTPALEIQPSDRKEMPHSEPLQALSPQKDIPKSDPPPQLQSPPEQQQQNQRPEPLQQPKEHPPSLEQNTV